GTATAAAATTAAGTCTTATCACAAGTCTtatcacaatattttttattatccaTTGCATcatccttaaaaaaaaaattttcgatttttatcaattttgaactcttaaaattttttgccgAAACAAATTGCTATTTTGGCGGTCGTCAAGTGAACAATCAAGCTTTAATCGGTCGACAGACAAAGCGGTCGTCAAGCGAACAATCATGCTTTAATCGGTCGACTGACAAAACGGTCGTCAGGTGAACAATCATGCTTTAATTGGGCGACTGACAAAACGGTCGTCAAGCGAACAATCATGCTTTAATTAGGCCACTGACAAAACGGTCGTCAAGCGAACAATCATGCTTTAATCGGTCGTCTGACAAAACTTCATTCGTTAACcgattaaattcaatttttatttgtttaggaTGGAAAATATAGGAAATGCTTTAGTTTTGACCACCGAATTTTTGACTTTTActaattatttctttgttttaagaaaaatagaaatttcaaaAGGTGCACAAGGGGGGTGCCTTAGTTTTGcccaatattgtatatactaaaAGATCCTGCCATGCGTTGATGTTGCTAACCTTCTGAAAGGTAGCAAACCGAAAAGTTTATCGTTGGGAGTCAAGTCTTGCATTGTTCCAAGCAATGATTCGAGGGAACATTTGTGTTCTTTAGCACTGCTGTTATTCCGATATTTCATACCCTGAACCGGGTGTACTTCGAAACGTTggacaccctataaaatatagatataaatgagccatgttcgtctgtctgtatatacaggaactagtctctcagcttttgagatatcgatatgaaatttcgcacacgtccttttatTACCAAAAAGCTGCTGCTAGCAGATATAaccaaagttaatgtttttttcaatCTGAGTAATCTGTATTTTATCTCACTTCTTGCTTCTCCTGTCAACTTATGTAAAGTGATGTTACGTTATTTCGAATTTGTAGGTCACAAGATATTCTCTCTCATAATCTTATCCAATaacatttatgtttatatatgtgtttataagcCAATTGATATTGACTTATTGGTGATGGTGAAATAGGAAACTATAAAACTCTTACTTATAAGTCAATCAACTCAGTTATTTTAATACAGTGAGCTCGAATAGATCGCCATGAGTTTAGCCGGCAAAGTTGTAATTGTGACGGGAGCAAGTTCGGGCATTGGTGCTGCGACGGCGGAGGCTTTTGCCAAGCAAGGTTCAAAAGTGGTGCTCGTAGGACGAAATGAAACAAATCTGAAAGCTACTGAGGCAGCCTGTAAAGCTGCCAACAGCAAAGCCGAACTTCTCTCCTTCATTGCTGATGTCACTGTTGATGCGGAGCGCATAATAAACACGACAATTGAAAAATTTGGTCAGTTGAACGTGTTGGTGAATAATGCCGGTGTCGGTGAAAGGGGTTCAATCTTAGATATTGATGTCGATCATTTTGATAggattttaaatacaaatttgcgGGCGGTCTTCCTTCTGACGAAATTTGCCGCACCACATCTCGTGAAAACTCAAGGTAATATCGTGAATGTCTCGAGCGTCGCAGGATTGCGCTCATTTCCAGGTGGCTTGGTCTATTGCACTTCCAAAGCAGCACTGGATCAATTCACCAGGTGTAACGCCTTGGATTTGGCACCGATGAATGTGCGTGTCAACGCAGTAAATCCCGGCGTAATTATTACCGATATTCATAGACGTTCAGGCTGGTCGGAAGCAGAATATGCTACATTTTTGGAGCATTCGAAGTCCACACATGCGCTGGGTCGCGTCGGCGATGCAAACGAAGTGGCCGATGCCATTCTTTTCTTTGCAAGTGACAGTTCGAGCTTTATAACGGGAGCAACTCTGCCAATCGATGGTGGTAAACACGCAATGTGCCCACTTTGAATggaaattaaatgttaattgtgatgaatattaataataaatgtgtaCATGTTGTATTTCCTTTTGAATTATTTGTAATCGAGCTTAAATTCTCCACTTGTTGGATTAATCCTGACGACCTTTCCTGTGTGAAGAAATTATAtcttctgtatatacgcgaactattctctcagtttttgagttatcgatatgaaatttcgcacacgtccttttattcccaagaagctgctcatttgtcgatatcggtccactatagcatataacatCAAAATACAGTCTtggtatagaaatattttttttttgacgagatACCTTCACAAAAATTGCCACGGTTTATTATCCTAGACAGCAGTACAATCTCCGcgaaaatttttcagatcgaaccTCTATAACATATGGTTGACATACAAATTGCACgatgaaaatcaatttttttgtatggaaactgtttatttgttaagggttttctagcttcggtgcaaccgaagttaacgttttttccccACCTGTAACCCACTCGAGCTCATATCGTCCGCTAAAATGCAAAACGACTTATCATCAAAACGTGCGAAATTgactttttattgtttatgaTTCATAACATcatattacacatacatacatttatgtaccAAATGTTCAGATTTTGCTATCAAGTATTACCAATTTATTAGCAAGGTTCGAAATTTGTTTCAATATGAGTAATCTTCATATTATCTCGTTTTTTACTTCTGCTGTGAACTTATGAAAAGTTAACATCACTTTAGTTACGTTAGTTAATGTGAATTGTAGGTGACAAGATATTTTCTCTCATATCTTatccaataatatttatattcgtaTATTTGTAAGCCAATTGTTATTGAGTTATTGATTAAGGTGAAATAGGAAACTATAAAACTCTTATTTATAAGTCAAGCAACTCAGTTCATTTAATGCAGTGAATTCGAATAGATCGCCATGAGTTTAGCCGGCAAGGTTGTAATTGTAACCGGCGCAAGTTCGGGCATCGGTGCTGCGACGGCGGAGGCTTTTGCCAAGCAAGGTTCAAAAGTGGTGCTCGTGGGACGTAATGAAGCAAATCTGAAAGCTACTGAGGCAGCCTGTAAAGCTGCCAACAGTAAAGCCGAACTTCTCTCCATCATTGCTGATGTCACAGTTGATGCGGAGCGCATAATAAACACGACACTTGAAAAATTTGGTCAGTTGAATGTGTTGGTGAATAATGCCGGTGTGGATGCAAACGGTTCAATCTTAGATATTGATGTTGATCAATTTGATCGAATTTTTAATGCCAATGTGCGAGCGATTTTCCTTTTAACTAAACATGCCGCACCACATATCGCGAAGACCCAAGGAAATATTGTGAATATTTCCAGCGTTACAGGATTGCGCTCATTTGCAAATGGCTCAGTCTATTGTACATCCAAAGCTGCCGTGGATCAATTTACCAGATGTATCGCGTTGGATTTGGCACCGATGAATGTGCGTGTAAACGCTGTCAATCCTGGCGTAGTTATTACGGATATTCATAAGCGTTTAGGCATGTCAGAGGAGCAATATGCTAAATTTTTGGAGCATTGCAAGACTACACATCCACTGGGTCGCGTTGGCCAGGCAAAGGAAGTTTCTGATGCCATTATTTTCTTAGCTAGTGATAGTTCGAGCTTTATAACGGGTGCAAATCTGTCGGTCGATGTTGGTAGACAATTACTGTGTCCGCGTTGATTgccaatttaaatatattatatgaaaacaaaaaataaacttgtttattttactCCTTATACCAGAGAGACCATTTTGTGGTACAGTTACATATAGAccagggtagataatttttgaaagaaaataaattatagtagatatagaaatataaaatttaaaaaaaaacggaaaaatatgtacatttctcaaaaaaaaataaaaaaaatttatgaatttccaataaaaaaaaaacccattGGAAAGCttagaaaaaatcataaacattAGGCCTGATacgttttttattgaaatacttTCTCTTCAGAAACGCAAGTGTTTAAAGGTACTTTTGtcgagtttttaatttttgaaaattcatatctctaaaatttttcgaattgtATCGATGAAAATACATGTCCAATATTTTgcctaaaaaacaaaaaaaaaatgttt
The sequence above is drawn from the Bactrocera oleae isolate idBacOlea1 chromosome 5, idBacOlea1, whole genome shotgun sequence genome and encodes:
- the LOC106625839 gene encoding uncharacterized oxidoreductase TM_0325-like, translated to MSLAGKVVIVTGASSGIGAATAEAFAKQGSKVVLVGRNETNLKATEAACKAANSKAELLSFIADVTVDAERIINTTIEKFGQLNVLVNNAGVGERGSILDIDVDHFDRILNTNLRAVFLLTKFAAPHLVKTQGNIVNVSSVAGLRSFPGGLVYCTSKAALDQFTRCNALDLAPMNVRVNAVNPGVIITDIHRRSGWSEAEYATFLEHSKSTHALGRVGDANEVADAILFFASDSSSFITGATLPIDGGKHAMCPL
- the LOC106625783 gene encoding uncharacterized oxidoreductase TM_0325-like, with product MSLAGKVVIVTGASSGIGAATAEAFAKQGSKVVLVGRNEANLKATEAACKAANSKAELLSIIADVTVDAERIINTTLEKFGQLNVLVNNAGVDANGSILDIDVDQFDRIFNANVRAIFLLTKHAAPHIAKTQGNIVNISSVTGLRSFANGSVYCTSKAAVDQFTRCIALDLAPMNVRVNAVNPGVVITDIHKRLGMSEEQYAKFLEHCKTTHPLGRVGQAKEVSDAIIFLASDSSSFITGANLSVDVGRQLLCPR